In the Leisingera caerulea DSM 24564 genome, CCCTCAAGGATGCAGACCTGCCTGGCGCCGGTTGGCGTGTGGTCGCAGGACGCATCACCATGATTGAAGGATCCGGTTCGCTGTATCAGAAGGGTTTCTGGCTGCAAGCCGACGATGGCCGCATTCTGGATCTTAACCGTCCGGACCTGGACGCCGGTGTCCGCGTTACCAGGGCGGAAGACAGCCTGATCGCGGAGTACCGCTTTGAGAAGGCGCTTACCGACCGCAAAACCAGCCCGCTCTACCGGATCTGGAAGGGCGAAATCGAAGGCTACACCGACTTTGCCAGCCGGGCCGCCATGCGCAGCGCCTATGAGGGAATGAAACAGAAGGTGGCTCAGGCGCTGGCTGCCTCCCTGTCTGCCGGAAACGCCGGCCGCCATTAGCCCTTCTGGTTTTCACGCTTTGCCGCGATCATCACTTCAATCATTGAGGAGATCCTGCGTGAGCCCCCAGAGAAATCTCATCCCCGGCCCCTGGCCGGTCCCCGCACAAGCTGCTGAGCGCCCGGTGCGCCTGGAGCGTTCCGATGGAACCGTTCTTGATGCATTTGCGGATTTCGAAACAGCAATCCGCTACCGTGAAGAGCAGGAACTGGGCGCCGAATGGGAGATCCGGGATGCCCGCGGAGAACCCACCGACATGGATCGGATGCTCCTCCTCGGGATGGTGCTGCGGGACCATCTGCGGTCGATCTGGCGCCACAAGCAATTCGATCTGCTCCTGCATGGAGAAGTGCGAAAATTGCCGAACGTTTCTTGCGATGGCTTGCAGGACCTCTCCGCTCTGAGCGCCGCAGCGGCCCTGAATGACGCGGGCCATGACAACTGGCGCGCCGTCACCGGCCTTGTTCATTCCGGCAGGCTCAGCACGAAACACGCCTGGCTGGAGCGCGAGGACGGGCTGATCCTTGATTTCATGGCCGACAGGTTCGGCCGCGGCCCTCTGGCGCTCATTGAACCGAACGGCCGGCAAGACGCGTGCTACGAAGCTGAAGGAAGCCCTTCAGGCCATGATGAATGGTCACCCTGGACAGAAAGGCTTCCCTCGAAAATATCCGCCATCCTCCCGGAGCCGGAACGGGATCTCGCACCTGCAATGTGACAATGCGAAAAACCTTCGCCGCCCAGATCTCAGGCCAGCTCACAGGGCGCGTTATACGCAGATTGCCATCAGCCCACACGGGAGGCGTCTGTAATTTTGCCTAACATTTTAGGCACCAGATTTGCGAAATACGGATTGCCAAATTTGGGGGGATTGGATAGGGTCACCGCACACGCTGACAGCTTCCCATCTGCGGGTATCTGCCAGCAGTTTTTTCTTGTACCCGTAGTAAATTTTACCTGCCCCAAAACCGTGGGCCATCCGAGCCTGAATGGCGAAAAACTGAAAAGGACGTTGGAATATGCTTACGACTGCCATGCATTGCGACGGAGACCAGGAGCGTATGGGATACGCAGACTTCCCAATGATCTCCCTGTTCGAAAGCAACGCATCGCGCCTTTCCGATAATCAACGGCGCTACCTGACCCTGCCCATTATCGCGGATGCTATCGACATGAACCTCTCCGACCCCGAGCTTCTCGGCGCGGTCGAGGCCCTGGTCAATGCGGGCAAAATCGAGCGGCGGGCTCATTTTGTCGATGCGCAGGACAACGTTCATGACTTCGATGCGGCAACCTATGAAGAGGCAATCCGCCAGGGGAAGTTCAGCCACCCGGACACCGGCGAGGTGATCGAGGGCGTTGACTTTCTGGCCCCTTACTGGGCAGTTCCGTCAGCCGCCTCCTGATCCTCACAAGTCTCGACCCGGGGGTGCCAGATTGTCCTCATTGCCCTCGGGAGACCCGCTCAAACAGCTCTTCAGCTCAAGCACCTGCTCCTCCAGGTGCCGCACCCTGGCAAGGGCGCGGGAGAGAACGTCAACGCTCTCAGGGTTTCCGGACCCGCGGCGGTAGTTCGCATAGATGTCAAAGAAGGTTTTCTCGAACTCACTGCCCCTGAGCAAGTCGATATAATTGGCATCCCGCAATGCCTGGTCATCCGCTCGCCGGATCGCCAAGCTCCGGGCGTCGGAGAGCGCCTCCTCAAGGATCCTGCAGCGCGCCATGAGAGCGGCATCGCCCGCCCCGGCCCCAATCTTGGCCGCCAGAACCTCCAGCAAACCCTCGTGCAGAATCTGGTCCTGCGCCCCCTCGGAGACTTCGGCCCCATATTGTGAGATGGCAGCCGCGCGCACGTCTTCGAACGCCTCCTGAAGGGACGGAAAGGCACGGATCGGCAGTCCGGCGTCGCCAACAGAGGACACCGGAATTCCACGCGCCATCGCCGCACCTGCCAGCATCAGCTCATGCGGTGTCGGGCTCCTGCGCACGATAAGCCCGCGAAATCTCTTGAGATCCGCCATATCATCAATGGGCTGCACTGTGATGCGGTTGCGGACCTGCAGGTCCCGCGCAAAGCCGCCCTGCCCGCACCATGCATGATCCGGGTGGTCGGGTGCGGGCTGGGTGATGCCATAGGTGTGGGCGGGAAATGGCATGTGCCAAACGCCTTGCAGGATCGACTTCAGGCTTCGGGCTGCGGCCGCAAGCTCAGCTGGGTCCAGCCGCCCCTCCTCTGCAGACGCAATCAGCGGGTCAAAGATGGCCGCGGCCAGATCATCCGGCTCCTCTCGCTCATTGATCACCCCGGACCGGGCCGTTTCCATCTGGCGGATCAGCCCGTAAAAGAACTGCCGCGCCTTCCTGCTGCCGGTCTCAAATTCAGGCTGGCCATCGCCCCCCAGGAGGCGGGAGCAGAGTTCCTCTGCCGCTTGCCGGAAGCCGTCGCCTCGCAGCTGCGCAAGAATATAAGAGAATTCCCGGGCTTCACGCATGTTGTGTTTTCCTAGCCTCTTTCCAGGCCGCCGCCAGATCGAAGGTTTCACCTCCGACTTCAAGAACGGGGCGTGTTTCAAATTCGTGCCGGCACCGCGAGCACCGCAGCAGAAAGTAGCTTGGGCCGCCGCCGCTCGGCGGCTCGATCTCGCTCATGCGCACCCGCGCACCGCATCGTGCGCAGGCGCAGGGCGCAAAGGGCGCGCAATCCCATCGCGAGATCCCCGCGATCTCCGCCGCGGGCGTGCCGCTGCGGCGGCTCTTGCGGGGCTTTGCTCGTTGCGAAGCGCTCATCGCTGCTCTCCTGGCATGCCGCCAGCGGATGGCTGGTGCCCCGTCCGCATCACGTCATCATCGGCACAGCATTGCGCCTCTCCATGAAACTGCGGACACGCTCATCAAACAGAATGTGCCGCTCCTCCACGGGTGCCGCCAGGGTCAGCCCGCTCAGCCGCGTGGCCCGGCTGAGAGCAACATAGGCCTGCCCGGGGGCAAAACTGCCTCGGGTGTCGACATGCAGACTGTCGAGCGACATGCCCTGAGAGCGGTGGATCGTAATCGCCCAGCCCGGCAGCAGCGGAAGCTGCCGGTAGGTCCCGACCACGCGGCGCTCCATAGTTCCGTCGACCGATGCCTCATAGCGGACATTCTCCCACTTGTGCTGGGTAACAGTGACCTCTTCACCGCTGTCGAGCTTAACGACCGCCACGGGGCGGGTCTTGCTGTCCCGCTCGCAGCGCACAAGCGTGCCCGCAGATCCGTTCGTGTAACCGGCCTTCATATCATTTGCGCAGATCACCACCCTGGTGCCTGGCTTCAGCATCATCTTTGGCGGCACGCGCATCATGCGGGGATCGAATGTGTCCTTCACCTCGCCTTCGATGCGGTATCTGCCACCCGGGAGACGGTTCATTGCCTCGATGTTGATGCGCGTCGCCGCATCATTGGTTGCCACGAGGCGGGTTGCCCCTGCTTCCGGCGGCCCTACACGGCTATTGATCAGGGAGAGGTCAGGCACCTGCCCCTTGCGCATCTCATTCAGCCATGCGGCAAACTCGAGATCGTCAGCCTGGCGGTGAATGCTGGTGAGTTCGACCTCCTTGAGCCCGCTCCAGTACCTGGATTGGAACGCAAAATGATTTCCGGCCCCGTAGAGTGCATCCAAAGCCTGCAGTTCATGCCTCGGGATGACCGGCGGCAGCTGGGCAAAATCCCCCACCACGATAAGCTGGTATCCCGCGAAATCCCCGAACCCGCGCGCAGCGCCGAAGAGGCGGTCCCGGATACCCTGAAAGTGGTCAATGCGCGCCATGGAGATCTCATCCAGGATGAAGCATTTTGCCATCCGGATCCGCTTTTTCACGCGGTCATCCACACGCAGATCATGGGGCGTGTGGATCTTGCCGCCCAGCCCGAAAAAGCTGTGCAGCGTCTGCCCGCCGATCATTTGCGCCGCATTGCCTGTGGTTCCCAGATGGACCGTCACACGGTTCGGATTGCGCCGGGCAAACTCCCGGATGACTTCAGACTTGCCGGAACCAGCCCCTCCGGTCAGAAAGACAGATTCCCCATGCCCCATCAAATCGAGAGCCTTTTCCTGATCTGAGGAAAACTTCATTGCAGTATCCAATTTTCGCATATTGGCAACACGCTACAGAGGTGGTAAAAAATATTCAACTTGCTTTTTCGCATTCCGGCAGCAAGCGGAGCCAGATTGCACAGCTTTTCGGACAGGAGACCCCAATTGTTCATCACATTCGAGGGCGGCGACGGGTCAGGTAAAACAACCCAGGTCCGCAAGCTGGCCGAATACCTTGAGATGCAGGGCATTGAAGTCGTGACCACGCGGGAACCTGGCGGCTCAATCGGGGCCGAAGAGATCCGCGCCCTGCTGCTGTCGGGCGACGTGGACCGGTGGTCGGCGGAGAGCGAGCTACTTCTGTTCACGGCCGCGCGGCGTGACCATCTCGAAAAGACCGTATGGCCAGCGCTGAAGCGCGGCGCCGTGGTCATTTCAGACCGGTACGTCGATAGCACGCGGGTCTACCAGGGTCTGAGATCAGCCGAACTGCGCGACAAGGTGGACCGGCTGCACGATCTGATGATCGGATATGATCCGGCCCGGACCTTCATCCTGGATATCGACCCCAAGGCCGCACTCACGCGCGGCATGGCCCGGCTTGCGCAGTCGGGCGTTGATGAGGATCGGTTTGAAAATATGGGCCTCGAGTTTCAGATGCGTCTGCGCACGGGTTTCAAGGAAATTGCCGCGTCCGGTCCGGGCCGGTACCGGCTGATCGACGCTGCGGGCGGCGCCGATGAAGTCTTCTCCCGGATTTGCGAAAATCTTCCGCAAGGCTTGCGGGATCGCTTCACCTCGCCCGGCTGTGAGCCGGCATGACAAAGGACAGATTATGAGCCCCAACAACCCCACCCCTGCGCCGGAAATCATCAATTCCGCACCCGGGCCGGAAATCATCAAACCCGCCCCCGCGCCGGAGATCATTCACCCGATCCCGCAGCGCCGGCAGAAGCTCGCTGACGACTTCGGCCACATCATGTTTGGCCTGCCCGGTCCCGCCATCAAGAAGGCGGAAGATGCAGCGATGCCCCTCGCCCAGGAGCTTTTGCCGGATGTCAGCCCGGAGTTGCAGCGGGCTCTGATCCGGATCGCGGGCCTTTACACGAAGGATGCCCGGGGGGTCACGGACTTCATGGCGACGCGCTATTTCGACCTTCTCGAAACCTATGCCTACGGTATTGAGCGGGACAATGCCCGGGCCGAAGGCGCATCCGCGTACTGGCTGTTCCTCGCCACCAACAATCAGCTGCGGATCCTGGATCAGGTCCACATCCCGGTCCTGTCCGAGCACCTGCTCGCCAACACCCACCAGGTTCTGGCCGCGCGCAGCTTGCTGCGCATTGGCGCCCTGGTAATGGACATCGGCAAAATCGGCAGCTTTGAGAAGATCCATGAGATCATCAAAAGGTCGAAAGCGGTTGGCAAGGTCGGCTACAACCTGCCCGACCCGGAAGCCTTCACACCGCACACCCCACCGGCGGCTGTGACCCAGGCATCGGAACCGCCCAGTCTGCCCGCATAAATCCTCGCCCTATCGAGGCAAACACCTCCCCTTGTTCGGGGAGGTGTTCCAGCGGGCGCTTCGCCTGCACATCAACCCACCACAAACATGATAATGTTTTTCGCATTTCTCTTGCCGGGCCACCCGTGCTCCTGTAAACATGTTTGCGAAAAACTTTAACACCGGAGATGCGAATGTCGTTTGAAACGAAAATCCAAGAAACCGAGGCTATGGTTCGGGAATCCCAGACCCTCGTCACCCGTGTCAGCGGCCAAATCGCTGAGGCCGGCAGCACCGCCGAGCTGGACATTGAAAACGCCACGCTGGAAGACGTGCATGGGCACACCGATGTGATGAACGCGAATATCGCTGATCTGATCATGGGCCTCGATGATGTGACCCAGAAATTCCAGGGCGACTTCGATGCCATGCGCTCCAAGACCATGGGGGAGAAGCTGGTCGGCTTTTTCGCCCGCGGCAAATCCGAGTCCATGCGTGCCGAACGCATCCGGGAAGCCTCGATCGACGACAAGCTGGAAGACCTCATCAGCAAGTCCAACACCATCGTTGGCCTGCTGGACAATCAGCTGAACGTGCTTCAGGACCAGAAAGGCAAGGTGGAAGTCCAGCTGACGTCGACCCTGCAGCAGCGTGAAGCCGCGGTCTCAGAACTGGAAGGCACGCGCCAGCAGATCGCGGCGATGGACCCGGCCATCATCGAGCTGGAGAACAAGATCTCCGTCGAGACCGATGCGGCGGCGCGGACCCAGCTGGAAACCGAGCTGGCAAGCCAGAACAAGGCCTACAATGAGCTGGTCCAGCTGGAACAGGTGAAGCTCGCGGAGAGCCAGACCCTGGAACGCTACATCGAGAAGGGCAAGACCTGGGTCGACTCTCTGCAGAACCAGATCGCGACCCAGATGGTCCTTATCAACAAGCTGAAGACAGACACCCAGCAGCGTGTGGTTCTCTATGATGCGCTGACCAAATCGCTCAAGACCGCCCAGCAGCAGGATGTGGCCCACCGCATCAACGAGATCGGCGTGAAAACCGACCAGGAGGCCCAGGCGGCCATGGCGGGTATCGGCGCGGCCACAAACCGCCATATGGCCGACATGATGGAGGCTCACGAAGACCATATGGTGTTCGCCCGCAAGGTGCTGGAAGATAAGGCCAAGGCCGATGACCGCTTCTCCCGCCGGTTCGCGGATATCGTCGCCAAACACGACGCCAACGCCTACGGCGGCCAGTAATGGCTGAAATCGACCTCACACAAGGTTTTGCAGAGCTCGGCCAGGAGGCCGAGCTCAAGCCCTACCTGCAGCGGCTGGCAGATCTGGCCAACCGTCTGCCAGGGGCGGTCGATGAGCTCGTATCCTATGAGGATCTCAACCCCCATGAAGGCAAGGTGCTGCAAAACTTTGCCATCAGCTGGGCGCGCGGCGCGGAAGCGCTCGTGATGAAATACCTCATGTCCGGCCGTGTGGCCGGAAAGTCCGGCCACCTGACTGTCGACCGGCTCGGGTCCGGCTTGCCGATCTGGCAGGAAATGGTGACGCTTTCGCAGGACAAGGAGGCGGCGGCCGAAATCCTGACCTCGATGCGCAGCCGTGAGGAGCTTAAGGCGTCCATGCTCAAAGCCATGCTGCGCGATCAGCTGTCGCCAGCACCGCAGCAATATGCCATGAGCCAGCGCATCTATCAGGAGACGCTGGCCGAAGGGGATGTCGCCCTCCCCCGCAGCCCTCTCACATTTGACCGCCTTGAGCCTTCGGACTGCGGCCGCCAGCGCTACATGGTCGGCTGGTCCGTCATTGACGTGCAATCCAACTGTCCAGTGGTCTACACGATGCTGCTCGAAGACAGCTCCGGGGGCACTGCAGATGAAAATGATGCACGTCTTCATCGGCTTCGGGCCGCACTGCACGGGCAGTCCAACCTGGAAACCGGCCTGCTCGACATGGCCATTGGGGTTGATCACGCTGTCAGCAGCCTTCACCCCAAGAAGATCCGCCGTTTCACATTCGGCCCCTTCCTGTCGCCAGCATTCTCCGCCGCGTCCGGCCCCATGATGGACCTGTTGCGGGCCGCGGCCCCGGCTTCGGAAGAAGAGTGGGCATTGCGGATCCGGATGGAGACGGTCCGCTCGCATGGGGAATTCCAAAGCGGCGGCATTCTCAGCTCGACCCGGCGCCAGGAGTTCTCCCCCTCGCCGCAGCAACGGGACGGCTACCTGATGACCACGCTGGCCTTTCAGGCGGTTTGCGAAAATCATTCTGATGATTTCCGCGGCGTCCGGAAGTATGTGATCACCGGTAAAAACCAGATCACCGCCCACAGCTGATCCCCGCATCCCCGCAAGACATTCAAAACGAAAGCTGACTGA is a window encoding:
- a CDS encoding ATP-dependent DNA helicase, whose translation is MKFSSDQEKALDLMGHGESVFLTGGAGSGKSEVIREFARRNPNRVTVHLGTTGNAAQMIGGQTLHSFFGLGGKIHTPHDLRVDDRVKKRIRMAKCFILDEISMARIDHFQGIRDRLFGAARGFGDFAGYQLIVVGDFAQLPPVIPRHELQALDALYGAGNHFAFQSRYWSGLKEVELTSIHRQADDLEFAAWLNEMRKGQVPDLSLINSRVGPPEAGATRLVATNDAATRINIEAMNRLPGGRYRIEGEVKDTFDPRMMRVPPKMMLKPGTRVVICANDMKAGYTNGSAGTLVRCERDSKTRPVAVVKLDSGEEVTVTQHKWENVRYEASVDGTMERRVVGTYRQLPLLPGWAITIHRSQGMSLDSLHVDTRGSFAPGQAYVALSRATRLSGLTLAAPVEERHILFDERVRSFMERRNAVPMMT
- the tmk gene encoding dTMP kinase, translated to MFITFEGGDGSGKTTQVRKLAEYLEMQGIEVVTTREPGGSIGAEEIRALLLSGDVDRWSAESELLLFTAARRDHLEKTVWPALKRGAVVISDRYVDSTRVYQGLRSAELRDKVDRLHDLMIGYDPARTFILDIDPKAALTRGMARLAQSGVDEDRFENMGLEFQMRLRTGFKEIAASGPGRYRLIDAAGGADEVFSRICENLPQGLRDRFTSPGCEPA